Genomic DNA from Flavobacterium sp. N502540:
AGCCAGGTAATTTGGTCCCGTTGCAACCTGTGTCCAAGTACAAGAAGTACCTTCATTGGCACAATTTGGACTACTTGGCGCTGTACAGCTTGATTCATCTAATTTTTCCCAAACAAGGGTAGAACCATCTGAGATATGCGTTTCAATTAGTCTGGAATCATTTGCACCACATAAGAAAAGATTAGGTAACTCTTTTCCATTGTTTGGACAAATTAAGACCTCTCCTTTATACGGAGCTTTTGCATAAGGAATTACAGGGTTTGTATTTGTAGCACCAAATCTGGTTACTGTAATGGCCTGATAGATTGATCTACAAGGCGCAGCAGCCAAATTGTATACATAATAAGTTCCCGGATCTTTAACCGTAAGTGTTTGTCCTGTTCCTATTTGTTTTGTACGCGCTTCGTCACTGTACCAGGTATAACTTGTATATCCGTTTGCAGCAACTAAATCTACCGTGTCTTTACATAACGTAACATTTGCTGTATACTTACAACCATCAACACCCACTAAAAAGTTAGTCGCTTTTGGAGTTAATATACATCCTGTATTTGTATTGACACTCGGATCATCCGAAATTTGAAAATCAGGATTTAAAGTTCCTTTATAAGTGGCATATGCTGAGTTGTCGATACTATTAGAACATGCTTCACTCAAGGAATTACAATCCGGAACAACTTTAACTTTAAAGCTGATCACTTTCTCTGTTAGAGTATTGGCTTTAACAACAGAATCATCTACCTTAAAAACAATGCTTCTGGTTGCAGGATCATAACTTTGTACCGTTACCCCAGCCGGAAGCGGGTTTAAATCTCCCGGATAATTAAATATAATATTGATTGGCAGCTGATCTCTAATGGTTAAAGATTTTGCATCATCATTACCTGAGTTTCTAATACCAATTTCATAATTTAATTGTTGTCCCAGTACTACATTCTGGCCTCCAATATCCGTTCCTGCTGAATTTTTAACAATTTTCGTCAGTACAATATGAGGCTCGATAATATCTACCGCAAATGCATTAAAATAATAAAAGTAAACGTCCTGAGTACTTCCTAATCTAATATTTGCCGAAGTCTCATTATTATCAATAACAATACCTCCCGGTTTCAAAAGGGTACCGGGGTTATTAATATTTAAAATACCCGCATCATACCCTAAGGTGTTAGTACTGGCAGGGTTTCGATTTAAGAAATCTTCTGTTTTATCCGTAGCCGGATCAACGTAAGTTACACTACTATTAAAGAAGTTATTTGAAGCTCTGATAGCTGTATTTGCTGCATTTGTAGCACTAATTGGAATTCCGTTAATTTGCAGATAATCCCCTGCAATCGGCTGATCCCCCTCTAAAGCAGCAAAAGCGAATTTTACACGAACCGGGCCTTTAGGAATGGTCTTGAACCCTGAAACAGGAATATCTAAAGTAGTTGCCCCTCCAATTCCGCTAAAACCGTCAAATGATGTAATATATTTAGCTGGCAAAGTAGGGTCTTCATAAACGATAAAAATAGACCAACCTGCTGATAAACCCGTCCCTCCATTAGAACCTTCACTAGACTTAACATTTGCAACGGTATACAAACCTTGTGCATTAGCCTGCCCGGTCACTAAAGAAGTAATATCTGCATAACATGCATATGCTTTGTTATTGTCACCACCAATTGGGGCTGCATTAGCATCATACACGATCTGACCTGTAATATCATTATAACCACCTGTTGGTAGTTTAAGCTTTACTTTTTCAATGCCTGTACGATCATTTTGCTGTAGGATCGCTCCCCAATACAAACCTGCATAAACAATTTTATAACAAGCCGGTTTGGGCACCGTTAAAGTCGCACTACTCGAACTGAAAGTACTGTTGTCATTATCGATATCAATATATTCCATACTGAAATCAGAATTGTATCCGGAACCATTATAGGCATCTTCCGGATCCCTGTTATTGGTATTTCTATTTAGAATATTATTACCAATAAGCAACATGTCTCCTTTTAGCCTCTTGTCAAATCTCGGAGTAAATGACTTAAGATTCTGAGAAATTACAAAGTAACTTTGAAAGAAAATCAAAGCTAATAAAATCAATCTTAGGTTAGTAGGTTTTTTCATAATCTTCATTTTGTTTTTGCTTCTCTTTTATTTTTTAAGGGGCGTTAAAAAATAAATCAAAGCATTCTGAAACATTTATAATAGATGTCCTTCTCAAAAATCAAGAAGAACGGGGCTTTATACTCAATAATTGTATTAATTCTCCACTTTCACAATTGCCATTTTCCCGTTATATGGCTTAGTTCCTTTTGCTTCCAGTGCTTTTGTCGCTTCTGACAGTCCGTCGAATTTCTCATAATAAATGTAATACTTACTTGTCGTTACATTGTAGAAGAAATTAACATCCGAACGTCCTGCTGCAACTGCTTTAGCGAGGAACTGATCGCGTTTTTCAACGCTGCTGTGAACTGCAATAATTAAATAATATCCACCATCAGCATTTTTAATATTCTTAATAATCTGCATATTTGACTGGTCTTCACCAAAATCAAAATCGCTTGCTGTTAGAGGTGTACTGCTTAATTTTGTTGTTTCTTTAATACGTTTAAGAGCGGCAACATCTTGTGCATATCGGCCCTGATCATTCTCATAAGCCGCACGTTTGATTCGACGTTTTTTCTCAATTTCAGTCTCGGCCTTGATACGTTCTAAATTAGAAAGTAATGTTGCACTATCCTGTTCCATTTTCAATTGTGCTGCTTTTAACTCGTTTATCTTTTCGAGATAAGCTTTGTTCAAAGCATCGTTTTTATTAGGAACTTTTTTAAGCCTTTCATTGTAAAGATTGGTCAACTTCTCAATTTCATCTTTCTGTGCTTTATTTACTTCAGCAAGTTGTGATTTTAAAGCTTCAAGCTGACTGTTCTCAGCCGCCACACTTTTGAAAGGTTTTGGTTCTTTATAAATTCCTTTTTCACTTAAATCATTCTCTTCTCTTAAGTCGTTCAAGTCTCTTTGTTTACTTGCCACTGTTGTATTAAACTGTGCCAATAAATCTTTCTGTATTTTACTTGCACTCTCGATAGACTGAGATAAATTATCTATTGCTTTTGCGGTATCATCTTTTGGTGCTGAAGCTGCTTTTGCCAGTGCATCGGCTGCAAGTTTAGCCTGAAGAGCCTCTGCATCTGCTTTCGCTTTAGCATCTGCTGCTAATTTTGCCTGACGGGCTTCTTCTGCTAATTGTAACTGTCTTGTTTCTTCCTCAGCCTTTAATCTTTCTGTCGCTTCCGCATCAGCTTTCGCTTTTTGATCTGCCAATAATTTAGCTTGTGCAGCTTCCATATCAGCTTTTGCTTTTGCATCTGCAGCTAATTTCGCCTGAAGGGCTTCCGCATCCGCTTTAGCTTTAGCATCGGCAGCCAACTTCGCCTGAAGAGCCTGAGCATCCGCTTTGGCTTTTGCATCAGCAGCTAACTTCGCCTGAAGGGCTTCCACATCCGCTTTCGCTTTTGCATCTGCTGCTAACTTCGCCTGAAGGGCTTCCGCATCTGCTTTGGCTTTAGCATCTGCAGCTAATTTCGCCTGAAGGGCTTCCGCATCCGCTTTAGCTTTAGCATCGGCAGCCAACTTCGCCTGAAGAGCCTGGGCATCCGCTTTGGCTTTAGCATCAGCAGCTAACTTCGCCTGAAGGGCTTCCGCATCTGCTTTGGCTTTAGCATCTGCAGCTAATTTCGCCTGAAGGGCTTCCGCATCCGCTTTAGCTTTAGCATCGGCAGCCAACTTCGCCTGGAGAGCTTCTACATCGGCTTTCGCTTTAGCATCTGCTGCTAACTTCGCCTGTAGGGCTTCTGCATCGGCTTTCGCTTTAGCATCTGCTGCTAACTTCGCCTGTAGGGCTTCAGCATCCGCTTTAGCTTTAGCATCGGCAGCCAACTTCGCTTGAAGAGCCTGGGCATCCGCTTTGGCTTTAGCATCAGCAGCTAACTTCGCCTGAAGGGCTTCAGCATCTGCTTTTGCTTTTGCATCAGCAGCTAATTTTGCCAAACGAGCTTCTTCCACTTCCTGTAATTGTTTTGCTTCTGCATCGGCTTTCGCTTTCGCAGTTGCTTCTGCATCCGCTTTTACCTTCGCATCCGCAAGTAATTTAGCTTGTAAAGCTTCCATATCAGCTTTTGCTTTTGCATCTGCAGCTAATTTCGCCTGAAGAGCTTCCGCATCCGCTTTGGCTTTAGCATCCGCAGCCAACTTCGCCTGAAGAGCTTCTGCATCGGCTTTCGCTTTAGCATCAGCAGCTAATTTTGCCTGAAGAGCTTCTGCATCGGCTTTCGCTTTAGCATCAGCAGCCAACTTCGCTTTAAGTGCTTCTGCATCGGCTTTCGCTTTAGCATCCGCAGCTAATTTTGCCTGAAGTGCTTCCGCATCCGCTTTAGCTTTAGCATCCGCAGCTAATTTTGCCTGAAGAGCTTCCGCATCGGCTTTAGCTTTAGCATCCGCAGCCAACTTCGCTTGAAGTGCTTCTGCATCGGCTTTCGCTTTAGCATCCGCAGCTAATTTTGCCTGAAGTGCTTCTGCATCGGCTTTAGCTTTAGCATCCGCAGCCAACTTCGCCTGAAGTGCTTCTGCATCGGCTTTCGCTTTAGCATCCGCAGCTAATTTTGCCTGAAGTGCTTCCGCATCCGCTTTGGCTTTTGCATCCGCAGCTAATTTTGCCTGAAGAGCTTCCGCATCGGCCTTTGCTTTAGCATCAGCAGCCAACTTCGCTTTAAGAGCTTCAGCATCGGCTTTCGCTTTTGCATCAGCAGCAATTCTGGCTTGTCTTGCTTCTTCATCTGCTTTGGCTTTAGCTTCAACAGCTTGTTTTTCTTTTAAGGCAGCTTCTTCAGCGGCTTTAGCTTTCGCATCAGCAGCTAATTTTGCTTTATTCGCAGCATCTATACTTGCCTTTGTTTTTGCAGCAGCAGCAGCAGCCGCTTTCGCTTCAGCAGCCAGTCTCGCCTGAAGCGCATCTGAATCTGCTTTCGCTTTTGCATCCGCAGCTAAAATTGATTGTAAGTCTGCAGCTTCTGCTTTCGCTTTTGCATCGGCTTTACGTTTTGCTTCTGCAGCATCAGCCTTAGCTTTTGCATCTGCTGCGAGTTTTATTTTCAGAGCTTCCGCATCGGCTTTTGCTTTTTCAGCGGCAGCTAATTTTGCTTTTGCAGCGGCTTCCGCATCAGCTTTTGCTTTGTCAGCAGCTAATTGAACCTGTGTTTTTTGTGGCGCTGCTACTGGTTTATTCACTGCCGCAGTTTTTGCTTTAGCAGCTTCCGCATCGGCCTTTGCTTTAGCATCTGCAGCTAATTTCAATTTCATTGCCTCGGCATCAGCTTTGGCTTTATCAGCAGCCAGTTGTGCCTGTGTTTTTTGTGGCGTCGCTGCAGGCTTATTTGCATTAGCAGCATTCGCTCTTGCTGCTGCCGCTGCATCTACTCTCGCTTTATTATCAGCAGCTAATTTTATCCTACGGGCTTCAGCATCGGCTCTTACCTTATCTGCAGCCAACTGCGCCTGTGTTTTTTGTTCTGCAGCAACAGCTCTGTTTGCCGTTGCAGTTTGCGTTCTCGTCGCTGCTGCAGCATCGGCTTTTGCTTTTGCGTCAGCGGCTATTTTTATCTTAAGTGCCTCGGCATCAGCTTTGGCTTTATTGTCTGCTTCTAATTTTGCTTTTGCTGCTGCTGCGGCATCAGCCTTCACTTTTTCGGCTGCAGCAAGTCTCACTTTTAGCGCTTCTGCATCGGCTTTAGCCTTAGCATCAGCAGCCAGTCTCGCTTTTTCTGCACCATCAGTTCTCTCAGCAGTTGTCGCTGATGATGGTTTAGCCAATACCGGTTTTGGTTTAGCCGGATCTATTAAAGAGCCTTCTTCATCATCACCATAGTAATAGTTTTTATTCTTAAATTTATAAGCAATTGTAAATTCATGAGAACCTCCCATATTGGTAAAATTTCCCATGCCTTTTTCATAGTTGTATTCAAATGCGATACTTGGAGAGATATTAAACCCAAGACCGGCAGAAATCCCATATAATGTATTGTATCCAGCTTGAGCCCAAACTCCTTTTGGAATCGCAATCATTGCAAGTCCGGAAATTACTGTCTTACCTTTTTTAACTTCTGTTTTTACAATTCCTGAAAATTTACTTCTGTCAAAAAAACCAAAACTGTCAATGTATCCTGTATACATGGCATGCAACTGAATCGCTCTTTCAGGATCTTCTTTTACAATTCCGCCACCGAAATTATAAAGGATCAGATTGTTTACCGCTAATCCAAAATCAAGGAACTCTGTTCCGTAATTTACTCCCGGATTAACTGTAAGCAATGTGTTTGATGGATAGTCTCCCATTAAAATATTTGGATCATTTGATATGATTTTTCCTTTATTTAATGTGCTTTGGTAAACTCCAACATTTAAACCAAAAGTTAAATTACTGTCTTGCTCTAAAACGATGTTATGCGCAAAGTTTCCGATTCCTCCAAAGACCGTCATTAAACCATAATTTTGCTGAAACAGACCAAAAGCAAAAGCTTCATTCTCTCTGAAACGGCCTGAATAATTGGCTAAATAGGTGTTTGGTGCATTCTCAAACTGTACCCATTGTCTTTTATTATAAAAACTGGCATAAGCATTTGTTTCACGAACAAAGCTAAAAGCCGGGTTAATTAAATATCGATTAAACTTTAAAGAATTTCTAATAGGCAACGAAAACGAAACAACTCCATCCTCATTTTTGTCCTGAGAATAGAGTGTATTTGAAAAACCGTAAAATAGCGTGATGAATAGTAAAATTTTCTTCATATTACCTTATTACAGTTATTGATCCTTTTTTTTCACCATTGTCGGATTTAATGACATAGTAATATACCGGATTAACATTTTTAAAATCTTTTATAAACGTATTGGTTTCAGGATTATAATCACTGCCTAAACCTTCATACATAATTTCACCATTAGAACTCATGACTATTATTTTCGTCTGGACTGTTTTATAAACATCCGGAATATTCCAATAGGGATTCTGGAGACTTACAACATTAGGAATCACTGTCGTCGAAGCCATTGGTCCCGTAACTTTAAAACTAAACTCCTGAGAAGAAATACAGCCCGATGCCTGAGAAATTTTAACTTTATAATTACCCGGAATAGATACAACATAAGAACTTGATGTTGCACTTGCAATTGCGTTTCCATTTAAAAACCATTCAAAAGTAGGATTTGAAGCATCTGTTGTAACCGAAACATTCAGAGTCTCCCCCTCGTTTATTGAAGTGGTTTCCGGCGCGTCTATACTCGCATTAAAGCTATTACTTTTCAGATCGATAGTTCCTGTAGCACTACATCCGCCAAAATCAACCTGTACCGTATAAACTCCCGATGCATTTGCATTAATACTACGCGTAGTGGCACCAGAAATTATCGCTCCGTCTTTCTTCCATACATAAGTATTTCCAGATGTTGCTGTTAAAACAGTTCCTGATCCGGATGCACAAAATGGGTTTCCTAAACTAGAGCTAATAGTCACTGCCGATCCTCCCGATCCTGATGTGGTTACATCAACACGATTAGAACTAAAATTTACATCAGAACATAAACCATAGTCAATTTCGGCATAATATTTTCCGGCAGTATTTACAATCAAATCTTTAGAACTTTGTCCGGCAATTACTGCACCATCTTTGTACCATTTGTATTTTAGATTGGCGTAATTAGCAGGTGACGAAGCCTGATCAGAAGGGGTAGGATTATAAACGGAAAGGGTAAGATTTCCGCCAGCACAAAAAGACGCTGTTGGCTGTTTTTCGTTAATATAAAACGAACTTACATAAGTACTGTAATAAACAGAAAAGGTTGTATTACCAACGGCGTTCTTAAATCTTGGGCTATTTACTACAGGTGTAGTATTTAAGCTCTTAACGCGCAAGCTGTATACATCTGATCCTTTTAGATTAGTAGGAACCGCAAATTTAATGGTCTGTTGTTTTAAAGCAGTGTCATCTGTAACCGCAAGTGTTGTAGTAGCAGTTGGGTTTGTAAAACTTCCAGTCTCATCAGAAAGTTCTACGGCAAAAGTTGTCCCAGCGGGAAAATCCACGTAGCTGAAAGTTGCAAAATATTCATTAAACACAACGCCATTGACAATAAAACCAGCGCAGATTCTCTCAAAGGGAAGCTGCTGTGGTCCTATGACTGGCGTTTGGGCATATGAATTTAATTTAGTTAAAACAACTAAAGAAAACAAAAGCACTATTTTGGTAAAATTTGGGGTAATTTTTTGAATCATATAGTGCGTGTTCTTGCTAAATCTATGTCTTCAAAAAAGAGGATATCAATAAATGTTTCAGAAAAATCGTACTTATAGTTCTCGATAATATCTTTTGCAAGAACTGAAAAAGAACCGGTTAAAAACGAATTTTCTTTGCATTCTGAATTCTGATCTTTCCCTTCAGCTGCCATAGAAAGGCTATCCTTGGGGATGGATAGCCCTGCTAATAACTGATTAGAATTATCTAATTCGCCGATACATACTTGATCAGCATTTTTTATCTTTTGGTTCTCACAGCCTCTGATTTCGCTTATTGCTTCGGTAGAAGTAGGTCGTTCTACTGTGGTATTTTGAGCATATAAACTAAGCGAAATAGGGAAAACCAAAAATATTATATATATAAAATATTTTTTTCTAGATGGTGCCATTATGTCTTGATCTTTATTTGTCCGGTATTAAGACGAATACATAAATTGTGTCTGGGGACTTTATTAATAAAATTTACGCTGAAATAAAAATCGAAATCTATTATCTGTTGCTGCTAGACGCTGTAATTTTTCCTAATTGTAATCTGAAATCCGGTTTCTTAGGATTGAAAATATCAATGAAAGTCTCTCTGTTGTTACTTTGAGAATACACATTGAAAAATACACTATTTCCGTACCAGCTTTCTAAATCTTCATTGTTTGAGTTGTACTCTGTAAAGATATTTCCGTTACATAGGTTAAAGTACATTTCTTCAAATTTGATTTTCTTAAGATTAGCATCATTAATTTCTGTTTTACTGTCTAATAAAACAGCTGGGTTAAATCCGGAAATTACACTACGCTTCATTTCAAGAGAAGCATTTTCAGCTACAAAAACAGCTTCTTTTACTAATCCTGACTGAATATCAGCTTTGATGTTTTCGCTGTCATTAAGCATAGTAATATTAGTTGCAACAACTAAAGTTTGTTTTTTAGTAAAATCTGTTTCACTTTTCTTTTCGAATGATTTTACCTCCATACAACGAGAACCGTCTTTATTACTTGATAAATAAGAAGATCTTACTGCTAATGAATTGTACAAACGACATTGTACACCCTGAGTAAATTTGTAATCGTCATTGATTGATTTATAAGATACAAATTTAGTAGCGTTTACATCACCTCCAAAAAAGGCAAATGAGTCACCACCAGAGTAGCTTACCATAACGTTGTCAAGTACTGTTTTAGATCCAACACCGGCAAAAGTTATACCGTTGAAAGTGTCTACACCTTTTACTTTTTTACCTGCAAATTCAACTCTTACGAATCTTAAAATTCCTGAATTAGCGGCAGCATTATCACCACCGTAAGTCGTTAAACTAGGATCAAGATCTAGGTTGTAAGAACCAACATTTCCAAATTTATTGATTGGTGCATCACCAAGAATTACGATTCCACCCCAGTCTCCAGCTTTTTTCTGGCTACGGTTTGAAGTAAATACGATCGGGTCAGTCTCTAAACCATCGGCCATAATTTGGGCACCTTTTGTAACAACAAGAGTTCCTTTTGTTTCAAAATCACCAATAATTAAAGTTCCTGGTTCAATAGTTAAAACTGCATTGTTCGTCACATAAACATTGCCTTGCAGTACATAAATATTCTTTTTCAGCAATTTAGTATTAACAGAAATATTTCCTGCTAAAATTTGGTTTGCTTCTCCATACTCTACTTTGTTAGGCTTAAATTCGGTCCAGTTGTTCAACCAATTGTTGTAGCCCATAATTCCTTTCTCTTGTTGAGCACTCATACTCGTAACTGTCAAAAGAACGCAGATCATTTGAGTAATTTTTTTCATGATAAGGGGGTATTACAGTTAATAATAAATTTGGGTATGCGTAAATGAAAAAACTCGTCTCGAATTTTCTGATAATACTCAGAACTTTTCGAGAGAGTTGTTTTTTATTTCTTTTCTAAAACATCTATATAAATTTAATCATCTATATAAACATTGACAAAAAAAGTTTTAAAAATTATAAATATTACATTTCGTTCAATTCGTTGAACTCGTGTAAAGATTTCAATGTGCTTTCGTAGAATAAAATTGCAGCGATTAAGTTTCCTTTATCAGAATACGGCATCATCTTTCTTTGAAATTCTACTGTTGTATCTAAAAATGTTGTTGTACCAACAGCCTGTCCATCTAACACTTTTTTGTGTTCGTTATCGTCCGGAATACCTAGATCGGCCATTGTAACTCCCGGTTTTGTTACCAAAGCAATGTAAGGAAGAGTTTTTACTAAAACTTTAATACGCTCGATGTACAATTCTAAAAGTTCTCCTTTTTGCATACCACTCAATTCTTTTTGATCATGGTATTTGCGAATAATCGCAGTTGTACTGATTATACTTCTTGGAGCATTTTTCGCCTGAGCCGAAATGGCACCAGTCGTCATAAAAAAAAGTGCACTTAATAAAATAATTTTCCCTTTCATAGATTCTTAGTTTATAATTGGTTGTTCATAAAAACAAAAATATAGAAATTAACTTAAACTGCAACTTTATTGATTTCTTTTTTCAAAAAAAAAGCTTAAAAAAAGCTTAAAAACCAGCGTTATGTCGAGAAAATGTGCGTTTTAACGAGGTTTTAGTTAAAATTGACCCAATCGTAAAGGGTAAGATATTGGCTATAAAAATAAAACTTCAGGTTATACTATGTAATCAAAAAAAGCTTTCGTTAATCGTTTAAAGCAAAAAACTATTAACAAAAAAGTCTTAATATCTCCACATGTTGCCCTGTTTATTAACAAAACTTGGTTAACAAACATCAAAAAAACAGTCCGAAATCTTCATGATTATTAGAAATGTCACGGTATGGATAAACTTTTGAGCTAAAATTTTTGACTACATCATTTTCTTCTATCTTTGCTTCATGCAATTTTCTCAAATTTTAGGTCAGGATTACATCAAAAGTCACTTGATAAAAAGTGCAGCTTCCGGACGAATTCCGCATGCACAACTATTCATTGGGCCGGAAGGAAGTGGCACATTATCAACCGCAATTGCCTACGCACAATATATTTTATGCAACAACACAGGAGACGAAAACTCAAACGGAAATGATTCCTGCAATTTAAAATTTCAAAATCTCTCTCATCCCGACTTGCATTTTATTTATCCGACAGTGACCACTGAGGATGTCAAAACAAAACCCAAAAGTTTAGATTTTATTCAGGACTGGCGAACTTTTATACAGGAAATGCCTTATGGAGGTTTGTTTGACTGGTACAAAGTACTTGGTGTTCAAAACAAACAAGGAGAAATTCGAGTTGAAGATGCACAAGAAGTTTTGAAATCATTTTCATTAAAATCATACGAAGGCGGTTACAAAATTATGATTATCTGGATGGCCGATAAAATGAATATTGCCGCCTCCAACAAACTTTTGAAATTACTCGAAGAACCTTCAGACAAGACTATTTTCATTCTCATTTCTGAAAACGAAGAAGATATTATTCAAACCATCCGCTCCCGTTGTCAGGTTATTCATTTTAACGGGCTTCCCGAAAAAGTAATAGCAGAAGCTTTGGTTTCTAAAGAAAACATCGACGAAAAATTAGCTTTTAAAATTGCACATCAGGCACAGGGAAATTTTAGTAAGGCCTTACATCTTTTAAAAGAAGATGATTCGGAGTTACCTTTCGAACAATGGTTCGTCAATTGGGTTCGTGCTGCGTTTAGAGCGAAAGGAAATGCAGCTGCTATTCAGGATTTAATTTCCTGGAGTGAAGAAATTGCCGGTCTGGGACGTGAAAGTCAGAAAAAATTCATCCAGTTTTGCATGGAAATGTTTCGACAAGCCTTGCTGCTCAACTATCAGGCTCCTACTCTTGTGTACATCGAACCAAAAGTAGATAAATTCAAACTCGAAAATTTTGCCCCTTTTGTCAACGGAAACAATATTCACGAAATTTTCAAAGAACTTTCAGATGCGATGTATCACATCGAAAGGAACGGAAATGCAAAAATAATTCTAACCGACTTATCTATAAAACTGACTCGTTTAATCCACAAAAAATAGTTATCAAATGAATAATGTTGCCTCCATTTTACTATTAGCATTTTTAGCTTTAACCTTCTTACAGTCCGGATACGAAAAAATATTTTACTGGAAAGACAATGTCGAGTGGCTTAAAGGACATTTTGCCAAAACAAGACTTAAAAACCAAATACCGCTTGCCCTGCTTCATCTTTTAATTATGGAATTAATCTCCGGAATTTTATGTGTTGTTGGAGCGATACAACTGCTCACCGATAGTGGTCGGGAATTTGGTTTATACGGAGCTATATTTTCATGTATCACATTGTTAATGATGCTTTTCGGACAGCGATTAGCCAAAGATTATGACGGTGCAAGAACCATAGTTATCTATTTTATTCCGGCAATAATAGCGGTTTACTGGTTGAACTAATCTGACATAATCGTACCTAAAAAATAAAATTAAATCGTCACAGATTCAACATTCGTAAAACAAAATTGAATTGAAATCAAAAAATAAAGTTGTGGCAAAAAATAAAATTTACAGTAAAAAAATGAATGCAAAACACCCATCAGAGTCCCTTACAATCTTAACCGATTTAGTTTTACCAAGTGAAACAAATCCT
This window encodes:
- a CDS encoding ATP-binding protein; the protein is MQFSQILGQDYIKSHLIKSAASGRIPHAQLFIGPEGSGTLSTAIAYAQYILCNNTGDENSNGNDSCNLKFQNLSHPDLHFIYPTVTTEDVKTKPKSLDFIQDWRTFIQEMPYGGLFDWYKVLGVQNKQGEIRVEDAQEVLKSFSLKSYEGGYKIMIIWMADKMNIAASNKLLKLLEEPSDKTIFILISENEEDIIQTIRSRCQVIHFNGLPEKVIAEALVSKENIDEKLAFKIAHQAQGNFSKALHLLKEDDSELPFEQWFVNWVRAAFRAKGNAAAIQDLISWSEEIAGLGRESQKKFIQFCMEMFRQALLLNYQAPTLVYIEPKVDKFKLENFAPFVNGNNIHEIFKELSDAMYHIERNGNAKIILTDLSIKLTRLIHKK
- a CDS encoding DoxX family protein, with the translated sequence MNNVASILLLAFLALTFLQSGYEKIFYWKDNVEWLKGHFAKTRLKNQIPLALLHLLIMELISGILCVVGAIQLLTDSGREFGLYGAIFSCITLLMMLFGQRLAKDYDGARTIVIYFIPAIIAVYWLN
- the sprC gene encoding gliding motility protein SprC — its product is MIQKITPNFTKIVLLFSLVVLTKLNSYAQTPVIGPQQLPFERICAGFIVNGVVFNEYFATFSYVDFPAGTTFAVELSDETGSFTNPTATTTLAVTDDTALKQQTIKFAVPTNLKGSDVYSLRVKSLNTTPVVNSPRFKNAVGNTTFSVYYSTYVSSFYINEKQPTASFCAGGNLTLSVYNPTPSDQASSPANYANLKYKWYKDGAVIAGQSSKDLIVNTAGKYYAEIDYGLCSDVNFSSNRVDVTTSGSGGSAVTISSSLGNPFCASGSGTVLTATSGNTYVWKKDGAIISGATTRSINANASGVYTVQVDFGGCSATGTIDLKSNSFNASIDAPETTSINEGETLNVSVTTDASNPTFEWFLNGNAIASATSSSYVVSIPGNYKVKISQASGCISSQEFSFKVTGPMASTTVIPNVVSLQNPYWNIPDVYKTVQTKIIVMSSNGEIMYEGLGSDYNPETNTFIKDFKNVNPVYYYVIKSDNGEKKGSITVIR
- a CDS encoding type IX secretion system membrane protein PorP/SprF, which codes for MKKILLFITLFYGFSNTLYSQDKNEDGVVSFSLPIRNSLKFNRYLINPAFSFVRETNAYASFYNKRQWVQFENAPNTYLANYSGRFRENEAFAFGLFQQNYGLMTVFGGIGNFAHNIVLEQDSNLTFGLNVGVYQSTLNKGKIISNDPNILMGDYPSNTLLTVNPGVNYGTEFLDFGLAVNNLILYNFGGGIVKEDPERAIQLHAMYTGYIDSFGFFDRSKFSGIVKTEVKKGKTVISGLAMIAIPKGVWAQAGYNTLYGISAGLGFNISPSIAFEYNYEKGMGNFTNMGGSHEFTIAYKFKNKNYYYGDDEEGSLIDPAKPKPVLAKPSSATTAERTDGAEKARLAADAKAKADAEALKVRLAAAEKVKADAAAAAKAKLEADNKAKADAEALKIKIAADAKAKADAAAATRTQTATANRAVAAEQKTQAQLAADKVRADAEARRIKLAADNKARVDAAAAARANAANANKPAATPQKTQAQLAADKAKADAEAMKLKLAADAKAKADAEAAKAKTAAVNKPVAAPQKTQVQLAADKAKADAEAAAKAKLAAAEKAKADAEALKIKLAADAKAKADAAEAKRKADAKAKAEAADLQSILAADAKAKADSDALQARLAAEAKAAAAAAAKTKASIDAANKAKLAADAKAKAAEEAALKEKQAVEAKAKADEEARQARIAADAKAKADAEALKAKLAADAKAKADAEALQAKLAADAKAKADAEALQAKLAADAKAKADAEALQAKLAADAKAKADAEALQAKLAADAKAKADAEALQAKLAADAKAKADAEALQAKLAADAKAKADAEALQAKLAADAKAKADAEALKAKLAADAKAKADAEALQAKLAADAKAKADAEALQAKLAADAKAKADAEALQAKLAADAKAKADMEALQAKLLADAKVKADAEATAKAKADAEAKQLQEVEEARLAKLAADAKAKADAEALQAKLAADAKAKADAQALQAKLAADAKAKADAEALQAKLAADAKAKADAEALQAKLAADAKAKADVEALQAKLAADAKAKADAEALQAKLAADAKAKADAEALQAKLAADAKAKADAQALQAKLAADAKAKADAEALQAKLAADAKAKADAEALQAKLAADAKAKADVEALQAKLAADAKAKADAQALQAKLAADAKAKADAEALQAKLAADAKAKADMEAAQAKLLADQKAKADAEATERLKAEEETRQLQLAEEARQAKLAADAKAKADAEALQAKLAADALAKAASAPKDDTAKAIDNLSQSIESASKIQKDLLAQFNTTVASKQRDLNDLREENDLSEKGIYKEPKPFKSVAAENSQLEALKSQLAEVNKAQKDEIEKLTNLYNERLKKVPNKNDALNKAYLEKINELKAAQLKMEQDSATLLSNLERIKAETEIEKKRRIKRAAYENDQGRYAQDVAALKRIKETTKLSSTPLTASDFDFGEDQSNMQIIKNIKNADGGYYLIIAVHSSVEKRDQFLAKAVAAGRSDVNFFYNVTTSKYYIYYEKFDGLSEATKALEAKGTKPYNGKMAIVKVEN